The proteins below are encoded in one region of Lactuca sativa cultivar Salinas chromosome 3, Lsat_Salinas_v11, whole genome shotgun sequence:
- the LOC128132867 gene encoding AP-2 complex subunit alpha-1-like: MQNLIIFNFTHIDRYETCIDTETQQRAVEYFALSRKGEALMDILAEMPKFPERESSLIKKVEDTEADTAELSAIKSRTQQQASNALVVTSEREPPQLGMVKIPSVDHNSVSVDQELTQANGISHEVDHPQPDILGDLLSPLAIEVPPPPVREDDALALAPVEEQDNIVKPIGDTAERFHALCLKDSGVLYEDPYVQIGIKADWRGHQGRLVIFLGNKTTSSLTSVQAVVLPPSHLKLELSLAKNKLQTMQTMVFVVHTQPSLTAHLFSRAKELGMMGEGYMWIITSKTTNLLNSMDAEAIKSMQGAVGFRSYFPASRKLHNFASKWREEHYAINKRNHFKKVNYRLHSSKNESRRALE, from the exons atgcaaaatttgataatatttaatttcacacACATTGACAGATATGAAACATGCATTGATACTGAGACACAACAAAGAGCTGTGGAGTATTTTGCATTGAGTAGGAAAGGTGAAGCCCTGATGGATATATTAGCAGAAATGCCAAAGTTCCCTGAACGTGAG TCTTCATTGATCAAGAAAGTAGAAGACACTGAAGCTGATACTGCAGAGCTAAGTGCTATCAAGTCACGCACACAACAGCAGGCTTCTAATGCTTTAGTGGTGACATCTGAGCGCGAACCTCCCCAACTTGGTATGGTCAAAATCCCCAGCGTTGACCATAACTCTGTGAgcgttgaccaagagttgactcaAGCTAATGGAATTTCACATGAAGTTGACCACCCTCAACCTGATATTCTTGGAGATCTTTTAAGCCCACTGGCTATTGAAGTACCTCCTCCTCCTGTACGTGAAGATGATGCATTAGCTCTTGCACCTGTTGAAGAGCAAGATAATATTGTAAAG CCAATAGGAGACACTGCAGAAAGATTTCATGCCCTGTGTCTTAAAGATAGTGGAGTTCTATATGAAGATCCTTATGTTCAG attggtatcaaagcagacTGGCGAGGTCATCAAGGTCGCCTAGTCATCTTTTTGGGGAACAAAACAACTTCTTCACTCACTTCAGTTCAAGCAGTGGTTCTGCCTCCATCTCATTTAAAACTGGAACTCTCATTAGCAAAGAACAAGCTTCAAACCATGCAAACCATGGTGTTTGTCGTCCACACACAGCCTTCTCTAACAGCCCATCTTTTTTCCAGGGCAAAAGAGTTGGGCATGATGGGTGAAGGATACATGTGGATCATAACAAGTAAGACTACCAACTTGTTGAATTCCATGGATGCTGAAGCAATCAAATCGATGCAGGGGGCTGTGGGTTTCAGATCGTATTTTCCAGCATCAAGAAAGCTTCACAACTTTGCTTCAAAATGGAGGGAGGAACATTATGCAATTAATAAAAGAAACCATTTCAAGAAAGTCAATTATAGACTTCATTCAAGTAAGAATGAATCAAGAAGAGCCCTTGAATGA